Proteins found in one Paralichthys olivaceus isolate ysfri-2021 chromosome 19, ASM2471397v2, whole genome shotgun sequence genomic segment:
- the lin28b gene encoding protein lin-28 homolog B isoform X2 → MAEGGPGKGGGEDPAKSAAEQEDRPRLQVLSGTGFCKWFNVRMGFGFISMTSSDGSLVEPPLDVFVHQSKLVMEGFRSLKEGEQVEFTYKKSSKGLESLRVTGPGGGPCSGSERRPKGKVPLQKRKPKGDRCYNCGGLDHHAKECGLPPQPKKCHYCQSITHMVAQCPHKALAPPTGSQDQHASTSATSPGTGPYLCPHEEEERSGSSPLEGSSSSPEEPQTHRGPRTQRWRKS, encoded by the exons ATGGCCGAAG GAGGGCCGGGTAAAGGTGGCGGAGAAGACCCCGCCAAGTCCGCCGCCGAGCAGGAGGACCGGCCTCGGCTTCAGGTCCTGTCGGGAACGGGCTTCTGCAAATGGTTCAACGTCCGGATGGGCTTTGGATTTATCTCAATGACGAGCAGCGATGGGAGCCTCGTCGAGCCGCCTCTGGATGTTTTCGTCCATCAA AGCAAACTGGTGATGGAGGGCTTCCGCAGCTTAAAGGAAGGTGAGCAGGTGGAGTTCACCTATAAGAAGTCCTCTAAGGGCCTTGAGTCCCTGCGGGTGACTGGACCAGGTGGGGGACCCTGCTCAGGCAGCGAAAGGAGACCCAAGGGGAAGGTCCCACTCCAGAAACGCAAACCAAAGGGAGACCG CTGTTATAACTGTGGAGGTCTGGATCACCATGCCAAGGAGTGTGGCCTGCCCCCCCAGCCAAAGAAATGCCACTACTGCCAGAGCATTACGCACATGGTGGCTCAGTGTCCCCACAAGGCGCTGGCGCCCCCCACAGGCTCTCAGGACCAACATGCGTCTACCTCGGCCACCAGCCCAGGGACCGGGCCCTACCTCTGCCCccacgaggaggaggagcgctCCGGCTCATCTCCCCTGGAGGGCTCCTCCTCATCCCCAGAGGAGCCCCAAACACACCGCGGCCCCCGGACCCAGAGGTGGAGGAAATCCTGA
- the lin28b gene encoding protein lin-28 homolog B isoform X1 translates to MSAPTGGPGKGGGEDPAKSAAEQEDRPRLQVLSGTGFCKWFNVRMGFGFISMTSSDGSLVEPPLDVFVHQSKLVMEGFRSLKEGEQVEFTYKKSSKGLESLRVTGPGGGPCSGSERRPKGKVPLQKRKPKGDRCYNCGGLDHHAKECGLPPQPKKCHYCQSITHMVAQCPHKALAPPTGSQDQHASTSATSPGTGPYLCPHEEEERSGSSPLEGSSSSPEEPQTHRGPRTQRWRKS, encoded by the exons GAGGGCCGGGTAAAGGTGGCGGAGAAGACCCCGCCAAGTCCGCCGCCGAGCAGGAGGACCGGCCTCGGCTTCAGGTCCTGTCGGGAACGGGCTTCTGCAAATGGTTCAACGTCCGGATGGGCTTTGGATTTATCTCAATGACGAGCAGCGATGGGAGCCTCGTCGAGCCGCCTCTGGATGTTTTCGTCCATCAA AGCAAACTGGTGATGGAGGGCTTCCGCAGCTTAAAGGAAGGTGAGCAGGTGGAGTTCACCTATAAGAAGTCCTCTAAGGGCCTTGAGTCCCTGCGGGTGACTGGACCAGGTGGGGGACCCTGCTCAGGCAGCGAAAGGAGACCCAAGGGGAAGGTCCCACTCCAGAAACGCAAACCAAAGGGAGACCG CTGTTATAACTGTGGAGGTCTGGATCACCATGCCAAGGAGTGTGGCCTGCCCCCCCAGCCAAAGAAATGCCACTACTGCCAGAGCATTACGCACATGGTGGCTCAGTGTCCCCACAAGGCGCTGGCGCCCCCCACAGGCTCTCAGGACCAACATGCGTCTACCTCGGCCACCAGCCCAGGGACCGGGCCCTACCTCTGCCCccacgaggaggaggagcgctCCGGCTCATCTCCCCTGGAGGGCTCCTCCTCATCCCCAGAGGAGCCCCAAACACACCGCGGCCCCCGGACCCAGAGGTGGAGGAAATCCTGA